The Terriglobales bacterium sequence TTTAGGCCGTCGACCGTCGTCGCATTAGGAACTTAACCATGCTCAACACATTCGTCGTTTACGTCGAAAACAAGCCCGGGGTTCTGAACCGCGTCGCCTCTTTATTCCGCCGCCGCGGTTTCAACATCGAGTCCCTCACCGTCGGACACACCGAAACGCCCGGCATCTCGCGCATGACCATCGTCACCGACACCGATGCCCCCGGCACCTACCGGGTCGAGACCAATCTCTACAAGCTGATCAACGTCATCAGCGTCGAGAACATTACCGCCGAGCCTTCCGTCTGCCGCGAACTGGCCATGATCAAGGTCGCTGCCACGGCGGAGAATCGCACCCAGCTCATGCAGCTGGCGTCGGTATTTCGCGCCCGCGTGGTCGACGTTGCTCCCTCGGCGCTGGTCATCGAGATCACCGGCACCGAGGACAAGATCGACGGGCTGCTCGAAGTTCTGCGCCATTACGGCATTCTCGAGATGGTGCGCACCGGGCGCGTCGCCATGTC is a genomic window containing:
- the ilvN gene encoding acetolactate synthase small subunit — encoded protein: MLNTFVVYVENKPGVLNRVASLFRRRGFNIESLTVGHTETPGISRMTIVTDTDAPGTYRVETNLYKLINVISVENITAEPSVCRELAMIKVAATAENRTQLMQLASVFRARVVDVAPSALVIEITGTEDKIDGLLEVLRHYGILEMVRTGRVAMSRGANGNGNGVALAAAAAAGADGAAAPSPFDPDDGMIAFSV